Proteins co-encoded in one Sulfurimonas sp. HSL1-2 genomic window:
- a CDS encoding NAD-binding protein, with the protein MNLIEKIRAFLHWETPPKPQYDLLPDIYSHLKPFRLPLIFTAIIMFLGTIGYMVIDDFSLIDAIYQTGITFTTVGFGEIAPISDAGRLFTITLIITGFAVFSMAVGILVNEINRGNIYKTIKERDMLYKIARLKKHFVICYHNDYTIEVTKELRRSHIPFVVIDPREEIEAWAKQHKYPYFLREEPHTEVAMLKGHLSSASGVITLSPLIADNIAIIASVRLFEKEHQLPRPYNLISSAETMSDVEKLKKLGADTVVSPTKLTAQRITSMAARPDMENLLEEFLYRSDTPLDMEEIFVPKYSWMVLNRLKETHLREIANVSVVGVTRKDGKFVAMPKGDDLVTSESKLLVVGTEKGIKMTKELVKQRKKPQELRYV; encoded by the coding sequence TTGAATCTAATTGAAAAGATTCGGGCCTTTCTTCACTGGGAGACCCCTCCCAAACCCCAATACGATCTACTTCCCGATATTTACAGCCATCTCAAACCGTTTAGACTGCCGCTGATTTTTACGGCAATCATCATGTTCCTCGGTACCATCGGCTACATGGTCATCGACGACTTTTCGCTCATCGACGCCATCTACCAGACGGGGATCACCTTTACGACGGTCGGCTTCGGGGAGATCGCCCCCATCTCCGATGCGGGAAGGCTCTTTACGATCACGCTGATCATTACCGGGTTCGCCGTCTTCTCGATGGCGGTCGGTATTCTGGTCAACGAGATCAACCGCGGCAACATCTACAAAACCATAAAGGAGCGGGACATGCTCTACAAGATCGCGCGCTTGAAAAAGCATTTTGTCATCTGCTACCACAACGATTACACCATCGAAGTCACGAAGGAGCTGCGCCGTTCGCACATCCCCTTCGTCGTGATCGATCCCCGCGAGGAGATCGAGGCGTGGGCGAAACAGCACAAGTACCCCTATTTTCTCCGCGAAGAGCCCCACACCGAGGTGGCGATGCTCAAGGGGCACCTGAGCTCTGCAAGCGGGGTGATCACCCTCTCGCCGCTCATCGCGGACAACATCGCGATCATCGCCTCCGTGCGCCTCTTCGAGAAGGAGCACCAGCTGCCGCGGCCGTACAACCTGATCAGCTCGGCCGAGACGATGAGCGACGTCGAGAAGCTGAAAAAACTCGGGGCAGATACCGTCGTCTCCCCGACGAAGCTGACGGCACAGCGTATCACCTCCATGGCGGCGCGCCCCGATATGGAAAACCTCCTCGAGGAGTTCCTCTACCGCAGCGACACCCCGCTTGATATGGAGGAGATCTTCGTACCCAAATACAGCTGGATGGTGCTCAACCGCCTCAAGGAGACCCATCTCCGCGAGATCGCGAACGTCTCCGTCGTCGGGGTCACGCGCAAAGACGGCAAGTTCGTCGCCATGCCCAAAGGCGACGACCTCGTCACCAGCGAGTCGAAACTGCTGGTCGTCGGGACCGAGAAGGGGATCAAAATGACCAAAGAGCTGGTGAAACAGCGTAAAAAACCGCAGGAGTTGCGTTATGTTTGA
- a CDS encoding C39 family peptidase, with protein MKRALQALFPALWLLAAADVYAGQAEGEVKTAMPIIEQEYTVRVPVKSWSELKEQDVVRQRYDFSCGAASMATIMNHFYEQNVTENGIVQTVLKMKGVGSDAHKLEKSDFALSFADLADYGQTIGFRGVGVAMDIDALRKLRIPVILYVKIRRFEHFTVFKGIRGDFVYLADPSFGNMKVKMAKFLEMFYQRDDLKHPGRVLAFIPVDKEAVHPDKTFMTVPDSTDYLYQYIENRIDH; from the coding sequence ATGAAACGGGCATTGCAGGCACTCTTCCCGGCACTCTGGCTGCTCGCGGCGGCTGATGTGTATGCCGGCCAGGCGGAGGGCGAGGTGAAAACCGCCATGCCGATCATCGAGCAGGAGTACACCGTCAGGGTTCCGGTGAAAAGCTGGAGCGAGCTCAAAGAGCAGGATGTCGTACGCCAGCGCTACGACTTCTCGTGCGGTGCGGCGTCGATGGCGACGATCATGAACCATTTTTACGAGCAGAACGTGACCGAGAACGGTATCGTGCAGACGGTCCTGAAAATGAAAGGCGTCGGAAGCGATGCCCACAAACTTGAGAAGAGCGATTTCGCCCTCTCGTTTGCCGATCTCGCCGATTACGGGCAGACCATCGGGTTCAGGGGCGTGGGTGTTGCGATGGATATCGATGCCCTGCGCAAGCTGCGGATTCCGGTCATCCTCTATGTCAAGATCCGCCGCTTCGAACACTTTACCGTCTTCAAGGGGATCCGCGGCGACTTCGTCTACCTGGCCGACCCCTCATTCGGCAATATGAAGGTGAAGATGGCAAAGTTCCTGGAGATGTTCTACCAGCGTGATGACCTCAAACACCCCGGGCGGGTGCTCGCGTTTATACCGGTGGACAAAGAGGCTGTTCATCCCGACAAAACGTTTATGACCGTCCCCGACTCCACCGATTATCTCTACCAGTACATCGAAAACAGGATCGACCACTAG
- the rpe gene encoding ribulose-phosphate 3-epimerase, which produces MLVAPSILSADFGNLARDVNAICDAGCDLVHVDVMDGHFVPNLTIGPVVVSAVAEAATKPLDIHLMVENNTFFVDLFAPLKPAYISFHIEEEKHPHRLAQYIRSLGIKPAIVLNPHTPAESLEYLLPYIDMVLVMSVNPGFGGQKFIDVYEKVRRLRDLRDRLNPDCLIEVDGGVNDANIAALAEAGVDVCVAGSYVFKHADGLKAAIDSLKV; this is translated from the coding sequence ATGCTTGTAGCCCCCAGTATTCTCTCCGCCGATTTCGGCAACCTCGCGCGCGACGTCAACGCAATCTGCGACGCCGGGTGCGACCTGGTGCACGTCGACGTCATGGACGGCCATTTCGTCCCGAACCTCACCATCGGGCCCGTCGTCGTCTCCGCGGTAGCCGAAGCGGCCACCAAACCCCTCGACATCCACCTGATGGTCGAGAACAACACCTTCTTCGTCGACCTCTTCGCCCCGCTGAAACCGGCGTACATCTCCTTCCATATTGAAGAGGAGAAACACCCGCACCGCCTGGCGCAGTATATCCGCAGCCTCGGCATCAAACCGGCCATCGTGCTGAACCCGCACACGCCGGCAGAGAGCCTCGAATACCTGCTGCCCTACATTGACATGGTCCTCGTCATGAGCGTCAACCCCGGCTTCGGCGGTCAGAAATTCATCGACGTATACGAGAAGGTGCGCCGCCTGCGCGACCTGCGCGACCGTCTCAACCCCGACTGCCTTATCGAGGTTGACGGCGGGGTCAACGATGCCAATATCGCCGCGCTCGCCGAAGCGGGTGTAGACGTCTGCGTCGCCGGCAGCTACGTTTTCAAACATGCAGACGGCCTCAAAGCGGCCATTGACAGCCTGAAAGTCTGA
- a CDS encoding DMT family transporter has translation MTPQRQGELYAVVLSLLESWFPILALVAVQSIGPLNTYGFILIIATAVLLLLLYVREGFGGLADREALPDLLWTSFYITLLFTLVFIGLRYTTAGNMAVILTLQLFFSYLYFNLPGREKLDALHTFAAFLMGSGAVIILFPATFIFNPGDLLILIAAATAPLANFYQKRARQRVSALTILTFRNLAALPVLFGAALLFEGLPTFEALLKVLPAIAAVALLVYVLAKILWIEALHRIGITKLSAMIAFMPLFTLIFAYPTLGEIPTLRQMLGTLPILLGAYLITRPAPAARVP, from the coding sequence GTGACCCCGCAGCGCCAGGGCGAGCTCTACGCCGTCGTGCTCTCGCTGCTGGAGAGCTGGTTTCCCATTCTCGCCCTCGTTGCCGTCCAGTCCATCGGTCCGCTGAACACCTACGGCTTCATCCTTATTATCGCCACCGCCGTACTGCTGCTCCTGCTCTATGTGCGGGAGGGGTTCGGCGGGCTTGCCGACAGGGAGGCCCTTCCCGACCTGCTGTGGACCTCCTTTTATATCACCCTGCTCTTCACCCTCGTTTTTATCGGGCTGCGCTATACGACGGCAGGGAACATGGCTGTCATCCTGACGCTTCAGCTCTTCTTCTCCTACCTCTATTTCAATCTGCCGGGACGGGAGAAGCTCGATGCGTTGCATACCTTCGCCGCCTTTTTGATGGGATCGGGGGCCGTCATTATTCTCTTTCCCGCGACCTTCATCTTCAACCCGGGCGACCTGCTCATCCTCATTGCCGCCGCGACCGCCCCGCTGGCGAACTTCTACCAGAAGCGTGCCCGCCAGCGGGTCAGCGCCCTCACCATCCTCACCTTCCGTAACCTGGCGGCCCTACCCGTGCTCTTCGGCGCCGCACTGCTCTTCGAGGGCCTGCCCACCTTCGAAGCGCTCCTGAAGGTCCTCCCCGCCATCGCCGCTGTCGCGCTCCTTGTCTACGTCCTGGCCAAGATCCTCTGGATCGAAGCCCTGCACCGTATCGGCATCACCAAGCTCAGTGCCATGATCGCCTTCATGCCGCTTTTTACGCTGATCTTTGCCTACCCGACCCTGGGGGAGATCCCGACGCTGCGGCAGATGCTCGGCACCCTCCCGATCCTGCTCGGCGCCTACCTCATCACCCGTCCCGCCCCAGCAGCGCGCGTTCCGTAA
- a CDS encoding trimeric intracellular cation channel family protein — MDFFILADIIGIVAFALSGFLAGVRHRLDLLGLIIVASLTALGGGVIRDLMLDRTPFAFTHYYPAVTVIASVVLALALRLYRRDALERKWLFIISDTVGLVAFSITGALLGLAAEFNFFGIIIVSFLTAIGGGVTRDVLVNTVPAILTSDFYGTIAVIVAVLLILLDALGWLNDTAILAVALFATVLRLVAHYRGWHLPHLDLPPR; from the coding sequence ATGGACTTTTTTATCCTCGCCGACATCATCGGCATCGTTGCCTTTGCCCTGAGCGGTTTCCTCGCCGGGGTACGCCACCGGCTTGACCTGCTGGGGCTGATTATCGTCGCTTCCCTGACGGCGCTCGGCGGCGGGGTCATCCGCGACCTCATGCTTGACCGCACCCCCTTCGCCTTTACCCACTACTACCCGGCAGTGACCGTCATTGCCAGCGTCGTGCTAGCCCTGGCCCTCCGCCTCTACCGCCGGGACGCGCTGGAACGCAAATGGCTCTTTATCATCAGCGACACGGTGGGCCTCGTCGCCTTCAGCATCACCGGCGCCCTGCTGGGCCTCGCGGCGGAATTCAACTTTTTCGGCATCATCATCGTCAGCTTCCTCACCGCCATCGGCGGCGGGGTGACCCGCGACGTTCTCGTCAATACCGTTCCCGCCATCCTCACCAGCGACTTCTACGGCACCATCGCCGTCATCGTCGCCGTCCTGCTGATCCTGCTCGATGCCCTCGGCTGGCTGAACGACACGGCCATTCTCGCCGTCGCCCTCTTTGCCACCGTGCTCCGCCTGGTCGCCCATTACCGCGGCTGGCACCTCCCCCACCTCGACCTTCCCCCACGCTGA
- a CDS encoding 3'-5' exonuclease, producing MIEASQLPQKLCEGLTAYQIEHLTGESVDLAVELMKAQGLELVSRDGTRYYPQSCDQFLSAATFCIVDIETNGSKPDKHQIIEIGAVKVQNLHIIDRFESLVRCDHISGHITEITGIAEEDTQNAPTMKEVLEAFKLFLGNDIFVGHDVKFDFQFTSKMMERVGMAPLLNRSLCTIDLAERTISSYRYGLAFLNEQLELYKEATHHRALSDAMTTAKLFKRTLRCIPTEIQTVEELITFSKKAKRLKRPKFPPQPPEQTPPEA from the coding sequence GTGATCGAGGCGTCCCAGCTCCCCCAGAAGCTCTGCGAGGGCCTCACCGCCTACCAGATTGAGCATCTCACCGGCGAATCCGTCGACCTGGCCGTCGAACTGATGAAGGCACAGGGGCTTGAACTCGTCAGCCGCGACGGTACACGCTACTATCCCCAAAGCTGCGACCAGTTCCTCTCTGCGGCGACCTTCTGCATCGTCGATATCGAGACCAACGGGTCCAAACCCGACAAGCACCAGATTATCGAGATCGGGGCCGTCAAGGTCCAGAACCTGCATATCATCGACCGCTTCGAAAGCCTGGTGCGGTGCGACCATATCTCGGGGCACATCACCGAGATCACCGGTATTGCCGAAGAGGACACCCAGAATGCCCCGACCATGAAAGAGGTGCTCGAAGCGTTTAAACTCTTCCTGGGCAACGACATCTTCGTCGGCCACGATGTGAAGTTCGACTTCCAGTTCACCTCAAAGATGATGGAGCGCGTCGGTATGGCGCCCCTGCTCAACCGCAGTCTCTGCACCATCGATCTCGCCGAGCGCACCATCAGCTCCTACCGTTACGGCCTCGCGTTCCTGAACGAGCAGCTCGAGCTCTACAAAGAGGCGACCCACCACCGCGCCCTCTCCGATGCGATGACCACGGCCAAGCTCTTCAAGCGCACCCTGAGATGCATCCCCACGGAGATCCAGACCGTCGAGGAGCTCATCACCTTCTCCAAGAAGGCCAAACGCCTCAAACGCCCAAAATTCCCGCCCCAGCCCCCGGAACAGACACCCCCCGAAGCATAA
- the argJ gene encoding bifunctional glutamate N-acetyltransferase/amino-acid acetyltransferase ArgJ translates to MFEMKKVGGGVCAPEGFFAGAASAGLRPNGADDVAFIYADTPCEMAAVFTTNKMTAAPIRHYRAKGSFKSNFVLMNAKNANAMTGPAGISDIDEVLGELQAHYGVLQNPVMSSTGVIGVRMPKAKITAAAKTFDLSVKDSLAAAKAIMTTDTFYKMVSTEVVLEGGKRFRLGAIAKGAGMINPAMATMLCFVTTDADAGAEALQACLEAVIPTTFNAASVDGDTSTNDTVMLFSNRKSGAFDAEAFTTALHEMLLELAQMMVSDGEGATKMVTFHVTGAASDEEAETAAKALSNSLLMKTAIFGEDPNWGRVASTIGASGVACDEATLTVSFDEVCVYDRGTILFDAESEKLAAAVMKRERFTISCDLGMGEGAFDAYGCDLGHEYVKINADYRT, encoded by the coding sequence ATGTTTGAGATGAAAAAAGTCGGTGGCGGCGTCTGCGCGCCGGAGGGGTTCTTTGCGGGGGCGGCGAGTGCCGGCCTGCGCCCGAACGGGGCGGACGACGTCGCCTTTATCTATGCCGACACCCCCTGTGAAATGGCGGCGGTCTTCACGACCAACAAGATGACGGCGGCTCCGATCCGCCACTACCGTGCGAAAGGGAGTTTCAAGAGCAACTTTGTGCTGATGAACGCCAAAAATGCCAACGCCATGACGGGCCCCGCCGGGATCAGCGATATCGACGAGGTCCTCGGGGAGCTGCAGGCGCATTACGGCGTCCTTCAGAACCCGGTGATGAGTTCCACGGGGGTCATCGGTGTCCGCATGCCCAAAGCCAAGATCACGGCGGCGGCAAAGACCTTCGACCTCTCCGTCAAAGACAGCCTGGCGGCCGCGAAAGCGATCATGACGACGGACACCTTTTACAAAATGGTGTCGACCGAGGTCGTCCTGGAGGGCGGCAAGCGTTTCCGCCTCGGTGCGATCGCCAAAGGGGCGGGGATGATCAACCCGGCGATGGCGACGATGCTCTGTTTTGTCACCACCGACGCCGATGCCGGTGCGGAAGCGCTGCAGGCTTGCCTCGAAGCGGTCATCCCGACGACCTTCAACGCGGCCAGCGTCGACGGCGATACGTCGACGAACGATACGGTGATGCTCTTTTCCAACCGCAAGAGCGGTGCGTTTGACGCCGAGGCGTTCACGACAGCCCTGCACGAAATGCTGCTTGAACTGGCCCAGATGATGGTCAGCGACGGCGAGGGGGCGACGAAGATGGTCACCTTCCACGTGACGGGCGCCGCCAGCGATGAAGAGGCGGAGACGGCGGCGAAGGCACTCTCCAACTCGCTGCTGATGAAAACGGCCATCTTCGGCGAGGACCCCAACTGGGGCCGGGTCGCATCGACGATCGGTGCCAGCGGCGTTGCGTGTGACGAGGCGACGCTCACGGTCAGTTTCGACGAGGTCTGCGTCTACGACAGGGGGACGATCCTCTTTGATGCGGAATCGGAAAAGCTGGCGGCGGCGGTGATGAAACGCGAACGCTTTACGATCAGCTGTGACCTGGGAATGGGTGAGGGAGCGTTTGACGCCTACGGCTGCGATCTCGGGCACGAGTACGTCAAGATCAACGCCGACTACAGAACGTAG
- a CDS encoding glycosyltransferase family 1 protein, which produces MRICIFTDTLGDLNGVSRFIQDMGEQALANGIDLHIVASTAKYCPNLPNVHNLPPRWRVPMPFYRELDLAYPSSEALERVLRELRPDILHISTPGPVGIIAKKLAVKHKLPVLGTYHTDFPAYIRDNTGLAWAKRAADRVMQRFYLPFERVFTRSSEYLDIMEKEIGIDRTRSALLPPGTNRTRFHPSHKDTTVFAKYGVTGEGPKVLYVGRISKEKNVPFLLDVWQRYKACNPDSTAELLLVGEGFLRHKRANLALDDVTFAGPVIGDDLSMLYASSDLFVFPSVTDTLGQVVMEAQASRVCCLVSDVGGPQSIVNHGGGAGGMVVRGNDADAWIDALEALLENATLRQNFARRGYENMQHFDIKVSFTHFIETHSDALKRLHR; this is translated from the coding sequence ATGCGCATCTGCATTTTTACCGACACCCTCGGTGATCTTAACGGCGTCTCGCGTTTTATCCAGGATATGGGGGAACAGGCCCTCGCAAACGGTATCGACCTCCATATTGTCGCCTCAACCGCCAAATACTGTCCCAATCTTCCCAATGTCCACAACCTGCCTCCCCGCTGGAGGGTCCCTATGCCCTTCTACCGTGAACTGGACCTGGCCTATCCCTCTTCCGAAGCGCTCGAGAGGGTCCTGAGGGAGCTGCGCCCTGACATCCTGCATATCTCCACCCCGGGGCCGGTCGGCATCATCGCCAAGAAACTGGCCGTTAAACACAAGCTGCCCGTGCTCGGCACCTACCATACGGACTTTCCCGCCTATATCCGCGACAATACGGGGCTCGCCTGGGCCAAGCGGGCCGCCGACCGGGTCATGCAGCGCTTCTACCTGCCGTTTGAACGGGTCTTTACCCGCTCGTCCGAATACCTTGACATTATGGAAAAGGAGATCGGGATCGACCGCACACGCAGCGCACTGCTCCCCCCGGGCACCAACCGGACCCGCTTCCACCCCTCCCATAAAGACACGACTGTCTTCGCCAAATACGGCGTAACGGGAGAAGGCCCGAAAGTGCTCTATGTCGGGCGGATCTCCAAAGAGAAAAACGTCCCCTTTCTGCTGGATGTCTGGCAGCGCTACAAGGCCTGCAACCCCGATAGTACGGCCGAACTGCTGCTCGTAGGCGAGGGCTTTCTGCGCCACAAGCGCGCCAACCTCGCCCTCGATGACGTCACCTTTGCCGGCCCCGTCATCGGCGACGACCTCTCCATGCTCTACGCTTCGAGCGATCTTTTCGTCTTCCCCTCCGTCACCGATACGCTCGGCCAGGTCGTAATGGAGGCACAGGCGAGCCGGGTCTGCTGCCTTGTGTCGGACGTGGGCGGTCCGCAGAGCATCGTCAACCACGGCGGCGGGGCCGGAGGCATGGTCGTCAGGGGCAATGACGCCGACGCCTGGATTGATGCCTTGGAAGCCCTGCTTGAAAATGCTACACTACGGCAAAATTTCGCACGTCGTGGGTATGAGAACATGCAGCATTTCGACATCAAAGTCTCGTTCACGCACTTTATAGAGACCCACAGCGATGCCCTGAAGCGGCTGCACCGGTGA
- the rpmB gene encoding 50S ribosomal protein L28: MARKCAISGKGPMSGNNVSHAKNRTKRRFMPNLRTVRVQMEDGTTKKIKISASELRTMKKKQA, from the coding sequence ATGGCAAGAAAATGTGCTATTAGCGGTAAGGGCCCAATGAGCGGAAACAACGTTTCTCACGCGAAAAATCGCACGAAAAGACGTTTCATGCCTAATCTTCGCACCGTCCGCGTCCAGATGGAAGACGGTACGACTAAGAAGATTAAGATCTCTGCTTCTGAGCTTCGTACTATGAAGAAAAAGCAGGCGTAA
- a CDS encoding phosphoribosylanthranilate isomerase produces the protein MRVKICGITSYEDAMSAIEAGADALGFVFYPPSPRHITPEAAADIIKRLPPFVEKVGLFVNEEAPAINAAAKTSGITLAQIHFDAPESLFDALECPYVRVIRAQSPEDVKAHADEYRLVDAYCEAYGGMGKRLNLEWFEGVDCSKIILAGGLSPENVEECLPFGFYALDVSSGVEAAKGKKDPDKVRGFITKAKG, from the coding sequence GTGCGCGTCAAGATCTGCGGCATCACCTCCTATGAAGACGCGATGAGTGCAATCGAGGCCGGGGCCGACGCGCTCGGTTTCGTTTTCTATCCCCCCTCGCCGCGCCATATCACCCCCGAAGCGGCTGCCGACATCATCAAACGCCTCCCCCCCTTCGTCGAAAAAGTCGGTCTCTTCGTCAACGAGGAGGCTCCCGCCATCAACGCGGCGGCGAAGACGAGCGGCATCACCCTCGCCCAGATCCATTTCGACGCGCCCGAAAGCCTCTTTGACGCCCTGGAGTGCCCCTATGTCCGGGTCATCCGGGCCCAGAGCCCTGAAGACGTCAAAGCACACGCCGACGAGTACCGGCTTGTCGACGCTTATTGCGAGGCGTACGGCGGCATGGGCAAGCGGCTCAACCTCGAGTGGTTCGAGGGTGTCGACTGTTCGAAGATCATCCTCGCCGGCGGCCTCTCTCCGGAGAACGTCGAAGAGTGCCTCCCCTTCGGTTTCTACGCCCTCGACGTCAGCAGCGGTGTCGAAGCCGCCAAAGGGAAAAAAGACCCCGACAAGGTACGAGGTTTCATCACAAAGGCCAAAGGGTGA
- a CDS encoding gamma carbonic anhydrase family protein — MTYPFKQWEPQIGDDSWIAKSADVIGNVTMGESCAVWFGCVVRGDVHRIVIGDRTNVQDLSMIHVTHYKKPDMSDGHPTIIGSDVTIGHRVMLHGCTIEDACLIGMSATILDGAVIGKESIVGAGALVTKNKVFPPRSLIMGSPAKVVRELSDEEVKELYASAERYVAFKEDFRIAGA, encoded by the coding sequence ATGACCTACCCTTTCAAACAATGGGAACCCCAGATCGGCGACGATTCCTGGATCGCAAAGAGCGCCGACGTCATCGGGAATGTCACCATGGGTGAATCCTGCGCCGTCTGGTTCGGCTGCGTCGTGCGCGGGGACGTCCACCGCATCGTCATCGGCGACCGGACCAATGTTCAGGACCTCTCCATGATCCACGTCACCCACTACAAAAAGCCCGACATGAGCGACGGCCACCCGACCATCATCGGCAGCGACGTCACCATCGGCCACCGCGTCATGCTCCACGGCTGCACGATCGAAGACGCCTGTCTGATCGGCATGAGCGCGACCATCCTCGACGGCGCCGTCATCGGCAAGGAGTCCATCGTCGGTGCCGGGGCGCTGGTCACGAAGAACAAAGTCTTCCCGCCCCGTTCGCTCATCATGGGCTCCCCGGCCAAAGTCGTCCGTGAACTGTCCGATGAAGAGGTCAAAGAGCTTTACGCCTCCGCAGAACGCTATGTCGCGTTCAAAGAGGATTTCCGCATCGCGGGTGCCTGA
- a CDS encoding RNA degradosome polyphosphate kinase, with translation MTNLKDPKFYFNRELSWLQFNTRVLQQAQDKKQPLLERLKFLAIYGTNLDEFYMIRVAGLKKLFTSGIILSGPDRLTPLQQLREIRKYLHRELQVVEHTFIEIMSGLKDEGIFLKRYSELNNQEKGEVNRYFHEHIYPVIVPIAVDGTHPFPHLNNLSFGLIVKLQDNDDPNVQRYGLVRIPRVLPRFVQIGTGIYVPIGSIVAQHIDELFPGYTLLQYTPFRVTRNADITIEEEEADDFMEMLEEGLKLRKKGELVRLEIGVDADDELIDFFNRHTNVYKDDLYRFKIVLNLASLWQIVGNKDFAHLVAAPYKPRNLPPLDSEDSIYSVLDKQDVLLYHPYESFEPIVKFIQAAAKDPDVVSIRMTLYRSGTNSPIVNALMQAAESGKQVTTMVELKARFDEENNLIWAKALESAGAHVIYGIPGFKVHAKAALVTRKVGDKLKQYAHLGTGNYNPGTAKIYTDVSYMTSNEAITNDMTRFFHFLTGFSKKGKLNKLYMSPTQTKPKILSLIQNETRMGTEGRIIVKVNSLVDEDVIRALYKASQAGVKIDLIVRGICCLVPGIEGVSENIRVTSLIGKYLEHARVFYFKHGHPQMYISSADWMPRNLVRRIELMTGIEDEESKEKLLQLLTLQLTDNVLSHELQSDGSYHRVESGENPVNSQLLLEQHTTKLYKSSKKRDTNYINKLASRLFKES, from the coding sequence ATGACCAATCTGAAAGACCCAAAATTCTATTTTAACCGTGAACTCTCCTGGCTGCAGTTCAACACCCGTGTGCTGCAGCAGGCCCAGGACAAAAAACAGCCGCTGCTCGAGCGCCTGAAGTTCCTTGCCATCTACGGAACCAACCTCGACGAGTTTTACATGATCCGCGTTGCGGGGCTTAAAAAGCTCTTCACCTCCGGGATCATCCTCTCCGGCCCCGACCGCCTCACCCCGCTGCAGCAGCTGCGCGAGATCCGCAAGTACCTCCACCGGGAGCTGCAGGTCGTCGAACATACCTTTATCGAGATCATGTCCGGCCTGAAAGACGAGGGGATCTTCCTCAAACGCTATTCGGAGCTGAACAACCAGGAGAAGGGGGAAGTCAACCGTTACTTCCATGAACATATCTACCCGGTCATCGTCCCGATCGCCGTCGACGGCACCCACCCCTTCCCGCACCTGAACAACCTCAGCTTCGGCCTCATCGTCAAACTCCAGGACAACGACGATCCAAACGTCCAGCGCTACGGCCTGGTGCGCATCCCGCGGGTTCTGCCACGCTTCGTACAGATCGGTACCGGCATTTACGTCCCCATCGGCAGCATCGTCGCCCAGCACATCGATGAGCTCTTCCCGGGCTACACCCTGCTGCAGTACACTCCTTTCCGCGTCACGCGCAACGCCGACATCACCATCGAAGAGGAGGAGGCCGACGACTTCATGGAGATGCTCGAAGAGGGGCTCAAGCTCCGTAAAAAAGGGGAGCTGGTCCGTCTCGAGATCGGGGTCGACGCCGACGACGAGCTTATCGACTTCTTCAACCGCCATACCAACGTCTATAAAGACGACCTCTACCGCTTCAAGATCGTGCTGAACCTCGCCAGCCTCTGGCAGATCGTCGGCAACAAGGATTTTGCGCACCTCGTCGCGGCGCCGTACAAACCGCGGAACCTGCCCCCGCTGGATTCCGAGGACAGCATCTACTCCGTCCTCGACAAACAGGACGTCTTGCTCTACCACCCCTACGAGAGCTTCGAGCCTATCGTCAAATTCATCCAGGCGGCGGCCAAAGACCCCGATGTCGTCTCCATCCGGATGACGCTCTACCGCAGCGGGACGAACTCCCCCATCGTCAACGCCCTGATGCAGGCGGCCGAATCGGGCAAGCAGGTCACGACCATGGTCGAACTCAAGGCGCGTTTCGACGAGGAGAACAACCTCATCTGGGCCAAGGCGCTGGAGAGCGCGGGGGCGCACGTCATCTACGGCATCCCCGGCTTCAAGGTCCACGCCAAGGCCGCCCTCGTCACCCGCAAGGTCGGCGACAAGCTCAAACAGTACGCCCACCTGGGCACGGGGAACTACAACCCCGGTACGGCGAAGATCTATACGGACGTCAGCTATATGACCTCCAACGAGGCGATCACGAACGATATGACACGCTTCTTCCACTTCCTGACGGGATTCAGCAAGAAAGGGAAACTGAACAAGCTTTACATGTCCCCGACACAGACGAAGCCGAAGATCCTCTCGCTGATCCAGAACGAGACCCGCATGGGGACGGAGGGGCGCATCATCGTCAAGGTCAACTCCCTCGTCGACGAGGATGTCATCCGTGCCCTCTACAAGGCCTCGCAGGCCGGGGTCAAAATCGACCTGATCGTCCGCGGGATCTGCTGCCTCGTCCCGGGCATCGAAGGGGTGAGCGAAAATATCCGGGTCACCTCGCTGATCGGGAAGTACCTCGAGCATGCCCGTGTCTTCTACTTCAAACACGGCCACCCGCAGATGTACATCTCCAGCGCCGACTGGATGCCGCGGAACCTCGTGCGCCGTATCGAACTGATGACGGGAATCGAGGACGAAGAGTCCAAAGAGAAGCTCCTGCAGCTGCTCACCCTCCAGCTCACGGACAACGTCCTTTCCCATGAACTGCAGAGCGACGGAAGCTACCACAGGGTCGAGTCCGGCGAAAACCCGGTCAACTCCCAGCTCCTGCTCGAACAGCATACGACCAAACTCTACAAGTCGTCGAAAAAACGCGATACGAACTACATCAACAAACTGGCCTCCCGCCTCTTCAAAGAGAGCTGA